Proteins found in one Acidobacteriota bacterium genomic segment:
- a CDS encoding VWA domain-containing protein has protein sequence MRKLGSTLLLLTALALLYPLHAQFKSGTRMVPLYVTVTDAGKRLVADLAKDDFELFEDDRPRAIDLFENEHIPIAVAVMLDTSGSMTLVLDRVKAGAEQFLIRLHPDDQGAVGAFSDKIYVSGLTDDRDSLVAELKELDFGYPTRLYDALSEAMLQLRQADRRKVVLVFTDGEDTASRTGRDAVVDRARNENVMVYGIGMRTVVGPVRSRPDRVLKKLADETGGGYYELKQQDPLTSTFTEIATELHSQYVLGFVPERLDGRVHKLEVRVKRPGLTARSRKSYLAAPEGSGTRSLRLDQDDRDHRGDEQNSHDGFGGAREIQFPHGVFPPTED, from the coding sequence ATGCGAAAACTTGGGTCGACCCTTCTGCTGCTGACCGCCCTCGCCCTTCTCTACCCGCTCCACGCGCAGTTCAAGAGCGGCACGCGGATGGTCCCGCTGTACGTCACGGTGACCGACGCGGGAAAGCGACTCGTCGCTGACCTGGCGAAGGACGACTTCGAGCTGTTCGAAGATGACCGGCCGCGCGCGATCGACCTGTTCGAGAACGAGCACATCCCCATCGCGGTCGCCGTCATGCTGGACACGAGCGGCAGCATGACGCTGGTGCTGGACCGCGTGAAGGCGGGCGCCGAGCAGTTTCTCATCCGCCTTCACCCGGACGACCAGGGGGCCGTCGGCGCGTTCAGCGACAAGATCTACGTGAGCGGCCTCACCGACGATCGCGATTCCCTCGTCGCGGAGCTGAAGGAGCTGGACTTCGGCTATCCGACCCGGCTGTACGATGCCCTGAGCGAGGCGATGCTGCAGCTGCGCCAGGCGGACCGGCGGAAGGTGGTCCTCGTGTTCACCGACGGCGAAGACACCGCCAGCCGCACGGGCCGCGACGCCGTGGTCGATCGCGCGAGAAACGAAAACGTGATGGTCTACGGAATCGGGATGCGGACGGTCGTCGGTCCGGTGCGATCGCGCCCGGACCGTGTGTTGAAGAAGCTGGCGGACGAAACCGGCGGCGGCTACTACGAGTTGAAGCAGCAGGATCCGCTGACGTCCACCTTTACGGAGATCGCCACCGAGCTGCACAGCCAGTACGTCCTCGGGTTCGTTCCCGAGCGGCTGGACGGCAGAGTGCACAAGCTCGAAGTGCGCGTGAAGAGGCCCGGCCTGACTGCGCGGTCGCGGAAGTCGTACCTGGCGGCCCCGGAAGGCTCCGGGACGCGGTCGCTCAGGCTAGATCAGGATGACCGCGACCATCGCGGCGACGAGCAGAATTCCCACGACGGCTTCGGCGGTGCTCGAGAAATCCAGTTCCCACATGGTGTGTTTCCCCCTACAGAGGATTAG
- a CDS encoding proline racemase family protein, producing the protein MAETRIRTIDAHAGGEPLRLIVDGFPEVHGKTMLEKRAHVLAEHDALRRALMLEPRGHADMYGALLTEPVSPGADAGVLFMHNEGYSTMCGHGVIAVVTIALERGLLTLRDRQAEIVLDSPAGPVRARFSRRPDGRVEHVRFVNVPSFVLHAGVPVRLRDRRFRADVAFGGAFYAIVDSEAAGVALQPRALPDVRRAGMAIKEQIEGAFRVEHPLEPGLAGIYGTIFTGPPETPGADLKNVTVFADAEIDRSPCGTGTCAVMAVLDAMGLLQPDAPFTHESIVGTTFRGRVVGRETVADLPAIIPEIQGSAWITGEHTFVIQSDDALKEGFRL; encoded by the coding sequence ATGGCCGAGACGCGAATTCGAACGATTGACGCACACGCCGGGGGAGAGCCGCTGCGCCTGATTGTCGACGGCTTCCCCGAGGTGCACGGCAAGACCATGCTCGAGAAGCGGGCGCACGTGCTCGCGGAGCACGACGCCCTGCGCCGCGCGCTGATGCTCGAACCGCGCGGGCACGCCGACATGTACGGCGCGCTGCTGACCGAGCCGGTCAGCCCCGGCGCCGACGCGGGCGTGCTGTTCATGCACAACGAAGGCTACAGCACGATGTGCGGGCACGGGGTCATCGCCGTCGTGACGATCGCGCTCGAGCGGGGGCTGCTCACGCTTCGCGACAGGCAGGCAGAGATCGTGCTGGACTCGCCGGCGGGGCCCGTCCGCGCGCGGTTCTCGCGGCGGCCGGACGGCCGCGTCGAGCACGTGCGCTTCGTCAACGTGCCGTCGTTCGTGCTCCACGCCGGGGTGCCGGTGCGGCTGCGAGACCGCCGGTTTCGCGCCGACGTGGCGTTCGGCGGCGCCTTCTACGCGATCGTGGACAGCGAGGCCGCGGGTGTTGCGCTGCAGCCGCGCGCGCTTCCGGACGTCCGCCGCGCCGGCATGGCCATCAAGGAGCAGATCGAAGGGGCCTTCCGCGTCGAACACCCGCTCGAGCCCGGGCTCGCCGGGATCTACGGAACGATCTTCACCGGACCGCCGGAGACGCCCGGCGCAGACTTGAAGAACGTCACGGTCTTCGCCGACGCCGAGATCGATCGCTCGCCGTGCGGCACCGGCACGTGTGCCGTGATGGCGGTGCTCGACGCGATGGGGCTGCTGCAGCCCGATGCGCCGTTCACGCACGAATCCATCGTCGGCACCACGTTCCGCGGACGCGTGGTGGGACGCGAGACGGTGGCCGACCTGCCCGCGATCATCCCCGAGATACAGGGATCGGCATGGATCACGGGGGAGCACACGTTCGTCATTCAGAGCGATGATGCGCTGAAGGAGGGGTTTCGTCTGTGA
- a CDS encoding histone deacetylase, translating to MKAFYCDNFVLPLPAAHSFPMAKYARLHERIVVEGILRPEDLVVPRAARWDELAFVHTAEYLSAVASGTLSPEAQRRIGFPWSPAMVERARRSVGASIEASHAAIMDGAAANLAGGTHHAFADGGAGYCVFNDVAVAARVLLEEGRASRVAVLDTDVHQGDGTALIFRDAPEVFTCSLHGANNFPFTKQRSDLDIVFEDGTRDDEYLRRLGEALEAVVAHRPDVLFYVAGADPYEHDRLGRLKLTITGLAERDRLVFGTAVSRRIPVSVCMAGGYAPDVDAIASIHANTVREAQRALAMAKRRGVNGSGKITKWP from the coding sequence GTGAAGGCGTTCTACTGCGACAACTTCGTGCTGCCGCTGCCGGCCGCGCACTCCTTCCCGATGGCGAAGTACGCGCGCCTGCACGAGCGGATCGTGGTCGAGGGGATCCTCCGGCCCGAGGACCTGGTCGTGCCGCGCGCCGCCCGTTGGGACGAACTGGCATTCGTGCACACGGCGGAGTATCTGTCGGCCGTCGCGTCCGGCACGCTGTCGCCCGAGGCGCAGCGCCGGATCGGGTTCCCGTGGTCTCCCGCGATGGTGGAGCGCGCGCGCCGCTCCGTGGGGGCCTCGATCGAAGCCTCGCACGCGGCGATCATGGACGGCGCGGCCGCCAACCTTGCGGGCGGCACCCATCATGCCTTCGCCGACGGCGGGGCCGGTTACTGCGTGTTCAACGACGTCGCGGTCGCCGCGCGCGTGCTGCTCGAGGAAGGGCGTGCCTCGCGCGTGGCCGTGCTCGACACCGACGTGCACCAGGGGGACGGCACCGCCCTCATTTTCCGAGATGCGCCGGAGGTCTTCACCTGTTCCCTGCACGGGGCCAACAACTTTCCCTTCACGAAGCAGCGCAGCGACCTCGATATCGTGTTCGAGGACGGCACGCGCGATGACGAATACCTCCGGCGTCTCGGGGAGGCGCTCGAGGCGGTCGTGGCGCACCGTCCCGACGTGTTGTTCTACGTCGCGGGCGCGGATCCGTACGAGCACGATCGGCTGGGGCGCTTGAAGCTGACGATCACGGGCCTCGCCGAGCGTGACCGGCTCGTGTTCGGCACCGCCGTGTCGCGACGCATTCCCGTGTCGGTGTGCATGGCGGGGGGCTACGCCCCCGACGTCGACGCGATCGCCTCGATCCATGCGAACACCGTCCGCGAGGCGCAGCGGGCCTTGGCGATGGCGAAACGCCGCGGGGTGAATGGATCGGGGAAGATAACGAAATGGCCGTAG
- a CDS encoding ornithine cyclodeaminase family protein, producing the protein MAVVLGESDVRQLLRMPDLIDTMERSLLAFSSDQVEQPLRTVLRVGADIAFFGLMPAFQAHPPALGAKLVTVAPGNAGKGLPTHLATILLIDPATGELLAVLDGRFITEARTAAVSAAATRALARADAGVLAILGTGVQAHSHLEALALVRPLREVRVWSPTAAHRDRFADEHGGFAGRVVAAGSPQAAVDGADLIITATSSAEPVLESAWVRDGAHICAVGACRPDMRELDTELVSRARVYVDSRRGALAESGDLLIPIEEGRYSADRIIGELGELFAGRIAGRESGRDVTIFESLGMAIEDVAAADLVYRRAAEVGLGRGLVL; encoded by the coding sequence ATGGCCGTAGTCCTCGGGGAGTCCGACGTCCGCCAGCTGCTCCGCATGCCGGACCTGATCGACACCATGGAGCGCTCGCTGCTCGCCTTCTCCAGCGACCAGGTGGAACAGCCGCTCCGCACCGTGCTGCGCGTGGGAGCCGACATCGCGTTTTTCGGGCTGATGCCGGCGTTCCAGGCGCATCCTCCCGCGCTCGGCGCCAAGCTCGTGACCGTGGCGCCAGGAAATGCCGGCAAGGGGCTGCCGACACACCTCGCGACGATCCTGCTGATCGATCCCGCAACGGGCGAGCTGCTCGCGGTGCTCGATGGGCGCTTCATCACCGAGGCACGAACGGCGGCCGTGTCGGCGGCCGCCACCCGCGCGTTGGCGCGCGCCGATGCGGGCGTGCTGGCGATCCTCGGCACGGGGGTGCAGGCGCACAGCCACCTGGAGGCGCTCGCGCTCGTGCGGCCGCTCCGCGAAGTGCGGGTGTGGAGCCCCACCGCGGCGCACCGCGATCGCTTCGCGGACGAGCACGGCGGCTTCGCGGGGCGGGTCGTCGCCGCGGGGTCTCCTCAGGCGGCAGTGGACGGCGCGGACCTGATCATCACCGCGACCTCGTCGGCCGAGCCGGTGCTGGAGAGCGCCTGGGTGCGCGACGGCGCCCACATCTGCGCCGTGGGCGCGTGCCGCCCCGACATGCGCGAGCTGGACACGGAGCTCGTCTCGCGCGCGCGCGTCTACGTGGACTCCCGCCGCGGCGCGCTGGCCGAAAGCGGCGACCTCCTTATCCCGATCGAGGAGGGGCGGTACTCGGCCGATCGCATCATCGGCGAGCTGGGCGAGCTGTTCGCGGGACGCATCGCCGGCCGTGAGAGCGGTCGCGACGTCACGATCTTCGAGTCGCTGGGCATGGCGATCGAAGACGTGGCCGCCGCCGATCTGGTGTACCGGAGGGCGGCGGAGGTGGGGCTCGGCCGTGGGTTGGTGCTGTAG